A DNA window from Mycobacterium sp. IDR2000157661 contains the following coding sequences:
- a CDS encoding cyclodehydratase, whose product MTHYALSPATPVLLRPDGAVQVGWDPRRAVVIRPPGALSPPTLAALLRRMQSGATLTDLQSGLPAADAATVEELVTSLVAAGLVTIQARPRLRTAAVRIHGRGPLSDLLAGALRCSGTRITQSSRTHAGAPPEPTDLVVLADYLVADPRVVRDLRACGVAHLPVRVRDGVGLVGPLVIPGVTSCLECADLHRSDRDAAWPAVAAQLRHAVGSADRATVLATAALALNQIDRVVRAVRGGEDPRRPAEPPPTLDTTLEFDVNVGSVLARRWSRHPRCSC is encoded by the coding sequence ATGACGCACTACGCGTTGAGCCCGGCGACTCCCGTCCTGCTGCGCCCCGACGGCGCCGTCCAAGTGGGCTGGGACCCGCGGCGCGCCGTGGTGATCCGTCCGCCCGGCGCGCTGTCGCCCCCCACCCTGGCCGCACTGCTGCGCCGCATGCAGTCCGGCGCCACCCTTACCGACCTGCAATCCGGCCTGCCCGCCGCCGACGCGGCGACCGTCGAGGAGCTGGTCACGTCGTTGGTCGCGGCCGGGCTGGTGACCATTCAAGCGCGGCCGCGGCTGAGGACGGCCGCCGTCCGCATCCACGGCCGCGGGCCGCTCTCGGACCTGCTGGCCGGTGCGCTGCGCTGCTCGGGCACCAGGATCACTCAGAGCAGCCGCACCCACGCCGGCGCGCCGCCGGAGCCGACGGACCTGGTGGTGCTGGCCGACTACCTGGTGGCCGATCCGCGGGTGGTTCGCGACTTGAGGGCGTGCGGCGTGGCGCACCTGCCGGTGCGGGTGCGCGACGGCGTCGGGCTGGTGGGGCCGTTGGTGATCCCAGGCGTCACTTCGTGCCTGGAGTGCGCCGATCTGCACCGCAGTGACCGCGATGCGGCCTGGCCGGCCGTCGCGGCGCAGCTGCGCCACGCCGTCGGCAGCGCCGACCGGGCCACGGTGCTGGCGACCGCGGCGCTCGCGCTCAACCAGATCGACCGCGTCGTGCGCGCGGTGCGTGGGGGCGAGGACCCGCGCCGGCCCGCCGAGCCGCCGCCCACCCTGGACACCACGCTGGAGTTCGACGTCAACGTCGGCTCGGTGCTGGCGCGGCGCTGGTCGCGCCATCCGCGGTGCTCGTGTTGA
- a CDS encoding macrolide-binding ATPase MABP-1 — protein MDDGLVSEIKRGRAARNAKLASLPVGMAGRAALGFGKRLTGKSRDEVNAELMDRAAQQLFTVLGELKGGAMKVGQALSVMEAAIPEQYGKPYREALTKLQREAPPLPAARVHRVLDQQLGTKWRERFTSFEDKPIASASIGQVHKAVWADGREVAVKIQYPGADEALRADLKTMQRMVGVLKQLSPGADVDSVVDELIERTEMELDYRLEADNQRAFAKAYQGHPHFTVPHIVASAPKVVIQEWIEGVPMSVIIREGTQEQRDLMATRLFELTYDAPRRLEMMHGDAHPGNFMLLPDNKMGVIDFGAVAPLPGGIPIEIGLSTRYALYDDYENLLTTMQKIGFVQRGEQVSKREMDDIMRQYVEPLEVETFHYTRTWLQKLTAANMKPDRAAGQIKAARQMDLPAKLAIPLRVIASCVAIACQLDAHVPAKQLATELIPGFADQAA, from the coding sequence GTGGATGATGGTCTGGTGAGCGAGATCAAGCGGGGCCGGGCCGCGCGCAATGCCAAGCTGGCAAGCCTGCCCGTCGGCATGGCCGGCCGGGCCGCGTTGGGCTTCGGCAAACGGTTGACCGGGAAGTCGAGGGACGAGGTCAACGCCGAACTCATGGACCGGGCCGCCCAGCAGCTGTTCACCGTGCTGGGTGAGCTCAAGGGCGGCGCCATGAAGGTCGGCCAGGCGCTGTCGGTGATGGAGGCCGCCATCCCCGAGCAGTACGGCAAGCCGTACCGCGAGGCGCTGACCAAGTTGCAGCGCGAGGCGCCGCCGCTGCCCGCCGCCAGGGTGCACCGGGTGCTCGATCAGCAACTCGGCACGAAGTGGCGTGAACGGTTCACCTCGTTCGAGGACAAGCCGATCGCCTCGGCCAGCATCGGCCAGGTGCACAAGGCGGTGTGGGCCGACGGTCGCGAGGTCGCGGTCAAGATTCAGTACCCCGGCGCCGACGAGGCGTTGCGCGCCGATTTGAAGACGATGCAGCGCATGGTCGGCGTGCTCAAGCAGCTCTCCCCCGGTGCTGACGTGGACAGCGTGGTCGACGAGTTGATCGAGCGCACCGAAATGGAACTCGACTACCGCCTGGAGGCCGACAATCAGCGCGCGTTCGCCAAGGCCTACCAGGGGCATCCCCACTTCACCGTGCCGCACATCGTGGCCAGCGCGCCGAAGGTGGTGATCCAGGAGTGGATCGAGGGCGTGCCGATGTCGGTGATCATCCGGGAGGGCACCCAGGAGCAGCGGGACCTGATGGCCACCAGGCTGTTCGAGCTCACCTACGACGCGCCGCGGCGGCTGGAGATGATGCACGGTGACGCGCATCCGGGCAATTTCATGCTGCTGCCCGACAACAAGATGGGCGTCATCGACTTCGGCGCCGTCGCTCCCCTGCCCGGCGGCATCCCGATCGAGATCGGTCTGTCGACACGCTATGCGCTGTACGACGATTACGAGAACCTGCTGACCACCATGCAGAAGATCGGGTTCGTCCAGCGCGGCGAGCAAGTCTCCAAACGCGAGATGGACGACATCATGCGGCAATACGTCGAGCCGCTGGAGGTCGAGACGTTCCACTACACGCGCACATGGCTTCAGAAGCTGACCGCGGCGAACATGAAGCCGGACCGGGCGGCGGGCCAGATCAAGGCCGCACGCCAGATGGACCTGCCCGCCAAGCTGGCGATCCCGCTTCGGGTCATCGCGTCCTGTGTTGCGATCGCGTGCCAGCTCGACGCGCATGTGCCGGCCAAACAGCTTGCCACCGAACTGATTCCGGGATTCGCCGACCAGGCTGCGTAG
- a CDS encoding WhiB family transcriptional regulator: MSSGTCRERTKLAVPCHRADPDLWFAENPVELERAKALCADCPIRRECLAAALERQEPWGVWGGEIIERGVVIARKRPRGRPRKNTGSPAAA; this comes from the coding sequence ATGTCATCCGGGACATGCCGCGAGAGAACGAAGTTGGCGGTGCCGTGTCACAGAGCCGATCCGGATCTGTGGTTCGCCGAGAACCCCGTCGAACTCGAGCGCGCCAAGGCCCTGTGCGCGGATTGCCCGATCCGCCGCGAGTGCCTGGCCGCCGCGCTGGAACGCCAGGAACCCTGGGGCGTCTGGGGCGGCGAGATCATCGAACGGGGTGTGGTCATCGCCCGCAAGCGTCCACGGGGACGGCCCCGCAAGAACACCGGAAGCCCGGCAGCCGCGTAG
- a CDS encoding ATP-dependent DNA helicase UvrD2 — protein sequence MSVEVVSRAGANPFDDLDDQQREAVLAARGPVCVLAGAGTGKTRTITRRIAHLVAAGHVAPGQVLAVTFTSRAAGEMRGRLRALDGALGGVGTGSVQAMTFHAAARRQLAYFWPRVVGNTSWQLLDTKFSVVAQAANRAGLSTSTDDVRDLAGEIEWAKSSLISPEGYAAAVGQAGRDIPLDAAKVAAVYAGYEALKTRRDDTTLLDFDDLLLHTAAAIENDAAVAQEFRDRYRCFVVDEYQDVTPLQQRVLDAWLGGRDDLTVVGDANQTIYSFTGATPRYLLDFSRRFPDAAVVRLERDYRSTPQVVSLANRVIAAARGRMAGSKLHLVGQRDPGPAPSFAEYPDEVAEAAAVAKSIKRLLESGTEPAEVAVLYRINAQSEVYEEALTEAGIPFQVRGGEGFFSRQEIRQSLVALQRASEKDAARDSDKLPDVVRAVLHPLGLTDEAPAGTKARERWEALTALADLVDEEVALRPSLDLRALINELRQRADARHPPVVQGVTLASLHAAKGLEWDAVFLVGLADGTLPISHALAHGPDSEAVEEERRLLYVGITRARVHLTLSWALSRTPGGRQTRKPSRFLNGIAPNTSADPGAPSKPRRPRGATPRCRVCNSVLTTPPAIMLRRCEGCPSDIDEALLTELKDWRLRTAKEMSVPAYVVFTDNTLIAIAETLPVDDAALVAIPGIGARKLEQYGGDVLAMVKGRQKS from the coding sequence ATGTCGGTAGAGGTCGTCTCGCGCGCCGGCGCGAACCCCTTCGACGACCTCGACGACCAACAGCGCGAGGCCGTGCTGGCCGCCCGCGGGCCGGTATGTGTGCTGGCCGGCGCGGGCACGGGCAAGACCCGCACCATCACCCGCCGCATCGCGCATCTGGTCGCCGCCGGCCACGTCGCGCCCGGGCAGGTGTTGGCGGTGACGTTCACCTCGCGTGCGGCGGGGGAGATGCGGGGACGGCTGCGCGCGCTCGACGGTGCTCTCGGCGGTGTGGGCACCGGCTCGGTGCAGGCGATGACGTTTCACGCCGCCGCCCGCCGCCAACTGGCGTACTTCTGGCCGAGGGTCGTCGGCAACACCTCATGGCAGCTGCTCGACACCAAGTTCTCCGTGGTGGCCCAGGCCGCCAACCGGGCCGGGCTGAGCACCAGCACCGATGACGTGCGGGACCTCGCGGGCGAGATCGAGTGGGCCAAGTCGTCGTTGATCAGCCCCGAGGGTTACGCCGCTGCGGTCGGTCAGGCCGGTCGCGACATCCCCCTGGACGCCGCCAAGGTCGCGGCCGTCTACGCCGGCTACGAGGCGCTCAAGACCCGCCGCGACGACACCACACTCCTTGATTTCGACGATCTGCTGCTGCACACCGCCGCGGCGATCGAGAACGACGCCGCCGTGGCCCAGGAGTTCCGGGACCGCTACCGCTGCTTCGTCGTCGACGAATACCAGGACGTCACGCCGCTGCAGCAGCGGGTGCTCGACGCCTGGCTCGGCGGCCGCGATGACCTGACCGTCGTCGGCGACGCCAACCAGACCATCTATTCGTTCACCGGTGCCACCCCGCGCTATCTGCTCGACTTCTCCCGGCGGTTCCCCGACGCCGCGGTGGTCCGGCTGGAACGCGACTACCGGTCCACCCCGCAGGTGGTGTCGCTGGCCAACCGGGTCATCGCCGCCGCGCGGGGCCGGATGGCGGGCAGCAAGCTGCACCTGGTCGGCCAGCGCGACCCCGGCCCGGCGCCGTCGTTCGCCGAATACCCCGACGAGGTCGCGGAGGCCGCCGCGGTCGCCAAGAGCATCAAGCGACTCCTCGAATCGGGCACCGAACCGGCCGAGGTCGCGGTGCTCTACCGCATCAACGCGCAGTCGGAGGTCTACGAGGAAGCGCTCACCGAGGCCGGGATCCCGTTCCAGGTCCGCGGCGGCGAGGGTTTCTTCAGCCGCCAGGAGATCCGTCAGTCGCTGGTCGCGCTGCAGCGCGCCTCCGAGAAGGATGCGGCACGCGATTCCGACAAACTGCCCGACGTCGTGCGGGCGGTGCTGCACCCGCTGGGTCTCACCGATGAAGCGCCCGCGGGCACCAAGGCCCGCGAGCGGTGGGAGGCGTTGACGGCGCTCGCCGACCTCGTCGACGAGGAGGTGGCGCTGCGCCCGTCGCTGGACCTGCGGGCGTTGATCAACGAACTGCGGCAGCGCGCCGACGCGCGTCATCCACCCGTGGTGCAGGGCGTCACGCTGGCGTCGTTGCACGCCGCGAAGGGACTGGAATGGGACGCGGTGTTCCTGGTCGGGCTCGCCGACGGCACATTGCCGATCTCCCACGCGCTCGCCCACGGCCCCGACAGCGAAGCCGTCGAAGAGGAACGGCGATTACTCTACGTCGGAATCACCAGGGCGCGAGTGCATCTCACGCTCAGCTGGGCGCTCTCGAGAACCCCCGGCGGACGGCAGACCCGCAAGCCGTCACGCTTCCTCAACGGCATCGCCCCGAACACATCGGCCGACCCCGGCGCGCCGTCGAAACCGCGGCGCCCCCGCGGCGCCACCCCTCGTTGCCGGGTCTGCAACAGCGTGCTCACCACACCGCCGGCGATCATGTTGCGCCGCTGCGAGGGCTGCCCCTCGGACATCGACGAGGCCCTTCTCACCGAACTCAAGGACTGGCGGTTGCGCACCGCCAAGGAGATGAGCGTGCCGGCCTACGTGGTGTTCACCGACAACACGCTGATCGCGATCGCCGAGACGTTGCCAGTCGACGACGCCGCGCTGGTCGCGATACCGGGAATCGGCGCGCGCAAGCTCGAGCAGTACGGCGGCGACGTCCTCGCCATGGTCAAAGGCCGCCAGAAGTCGTAA
- a CDS encoding mycoredoxin — MSAAQTSVTMYTTTWCGYCFRLKKVMQKEGIAFTEVDIEKDPAAAEFVASVNGGNQTVPTLKFADGSTLTNPSGAEVKAKLTG; from the coding sequence ATGAGCGCAGCGCAGACTTCCGTGACCATGTACACCACCACCTGGTGTGGCTACTGCTTCCGCCTGAAAAAGGTGATGCAGAAGGAGGGCATCGCGTTCACCGAGGTCGATATCGAGAAGGATCCCGCCGCCGCGGAGTTCGTCGCATCGGTCAACGGCGGCAACCAGACGGTGCCGACCCTCAAGTTCGCCGACGGCTCGACGCTCACGAACCCGAGCGGCGCCGAGGTCAAGGCCAAGCTGACCGGTTGA
- the nudC gene encoding NAD(+) diphosphatase, which produces MTAGGFSLRNVPLLSRVGADRADVLRTDVDAALAGWPDALVLRVDRRNQVLISGGQVVLGSAANLGAKPPENAVFLGRLVDGRHVWGIRSALEGPEDPHTESEVLDLRRAGQVFDDVSAQLVATATALLNWHDSARFSTLDGSPTKPSKGGWSRVNPVNGHEEFPRIDPAVICLVHDGHDRAVLARQTVWPERLFSILAGFVEAGESFESCVVREIAEEIGLTVTDVRYLGSQPWPFPRSLMVGFHAIADPEQEFSFNDGEIAEAHWFSRAEIRDALEHGDWSSQSQSRLLLPGSISIAREIIESWAALD; this is translated from the coding sequence ATGACCGCCGGCGGATTCTCGCTCCGCAACGTTCCGCTGCTCTCGCGCGTCGGCGCGGACCGGGCCGATGTGCTGCGCACAGACGTCGACGCGGCGTTGGCAGGTTGGCCGGACGCGCTGGTGCTGCGAGTCGACCGGCGCAACCAGGTGCTGATCTCCGGTGGTCAGGTGGTTCTCGGCAGCGCCGCCAACCTCGGCGCGAAACCGCCGGAGAACGCGGTGTTCCTGGGCCGGCTCGTCGACGGCAGACACGTCTGGGGCATCCGGTCGGCGCTGGAGGGACCCGAGGATCCGCACACCGAGAGCGAGGTACTCGACCTGCGCCGCGCCGGCCAGGTCTTCGACGACGTCAGCGCGCAACTCGTCGCGACGGCGACCGCACTGCTCAACTGGCACGACAGTGCGCGGTTCAGCACCCTCGACGGTTCACCCACCAAGCCCAGCAAGGGCGGATGGTCGCGGGTCAACCCGGTCAACGGTCACGAGGAGTTCCCCCGGATCGACCCCGCGGTGATCTGCCTGGTGCACGACGGCCACGACCGCGCTGTCCTGGCCCGCCAGACGGTGTGGCCCGAGCGGCTGTTCTCGATCCTGGCCGGCTTCGTCGAGGCGGGGGAGTCCTTCGAGTCGTGTGTGGTGCGCGAGATCGCCGAGGAGATCGGGCTGACGGTGACCGACGTGCGCTATCTCGGCAGTCAGCCGTGGCCCTTCCCCCGGTCGCTGATGGTCGGCTTCCACGCGATCGCCGATCCCGAGCAGGAGTTCTCCTTCAACGACGGCGAGATCGCCGAAGCGCACTGGTTCTCCCGCGCCGAGATCCGCGATGCGCTCGAGCACGGGGACTGGAGCAGCCAGTCGCAGTCGCGGCTGCTGCTGCCCGGCTCCATCTCCATCGCCAGGGAGATCATCGAGTCCTGGGCCGCACTCGACTGA
- a CDS encoding potassium channel family protein, translated as MANGRLRRQLGRINQSLAEQPVHSLVDRVTIPRDIPSPWSRITKRIVIAFAVLCAVVLIVYIDRDGYSDTQKNGLSLLDCFYYATVSLSTTGYGDIAPITEAARFVNIVVITPLRVAFLIVLIGTTVETLTTESRQAFKIQQWRNKVRNHTVVIGYGTKGRTAVAAMVGDEVAPADIVVVDENPAALERAKSAGLVTVRGSATDSEVLRLASAQHAKAIIVATNRDDTAVLVTLTARELAPKAKIIAAVREAENQHLLEQSGADSTVVTSETAGRLLGIAVQTPSVVEMMEDLLTPDAGFAIAEREITPKEAGGSPRHLSDIVLGVVRSAKLLRVDDPQVDSLEIGDRLLYIRSQDAER; from the coding sequence GTGGCTAACGGACGGTTGAGGCGCCAACTCGGCCGGATCAACCAATCGCTGGCCGAGCAGCCCGTCCATTCCCTGGTCGATCGGGTCACCATCCCCCGGGACATCCCCAGCCCGTGGTCGCGCATCACCAAGCGCATCGTCATCGCCTTCGCCGTGCTGTGCGCCGTCGTGTTGATCGTCTACATCGATCGCGACGGCTATTCGGACACTCAGAAGAACGGCCTGTCGCTGCTCGACTGCTTCTACTACGCGACCGTGTCCCTGTCGACCACCGGCTACGGCGACATCGCGCCGATCACCGAGGCCGCCCGGTTCGTCAACATCGTGGTGATCACCCCGCTACGGGTCGCATTCCTGATCGTCCTCATCGGTACGACGGTCGAGACCTTGACGACCGAGTCAAGGCAGGCGTTCAAGATTCAGCAGTGGAGGAACAAAGTGCGCAACCACACCGTGGTCATCGGATACGGCACGAAGGGCCGAACCGCGGTGGCCGCCATGGTCGGTGACGAGGTCGCCCCGGCCGACATCGTCGTCGTCGACGAGAACCCCGCCGCGCTGGAACGCGCCAAGAGTGCCGGCCTGGTGACGGTTCGCGGCAGCGCGACGGACTCGGAGGTGCTGCGGCTGGCCAGTGCCCAGCACGCGAAGGCGATCATCGTCGCCACCAACCGCGACGACACCGCCGTCCTCGTCACGCTGACCGCCCGCGAACTCGCCCCGAAGGCCAAGATCATCGCCGCGGTCCGCGAGGCGGAGAACCAGCATCTGCTCGAACAGTCCGGCGCCGACTCCACGGTCGTGACATCGGAGACCGCAGGCAGACTGCTGGGCATCGCCGTGCAGACGCCCAGCGTCGTGGAGATGATGGAGGATCTGCTCACCCCGGACGCCGGCTTCGCCATCGCCGAGCGCGAGATCACCCCGAAAGAGGCGGGCGGCTCGCCGCGGCATCTGTCGGACATCGTGCTGGGCGTGGTGCGCAGCGCAAAGCTGCTGCGCGTGGACGATCCGCAGGTCGACTCCCTCGAGATCGGCGACCGGCTGCTCTACATCCGCAGCCAAGACGCCGAGCGGTGA
- a CDS encoding DoxX family protein codes for MTSLPAALRRVTGITPAARMAAMLFGIGTLHFLAPKPFDGIIPTELPGTPRFYTYASGAAEIGVAAALAAPRTRKAGAAAAAALFLAVWPGNFNMCRLWWHKPWPMRAIAIARLPLQIPMITTALKIYRES; via the coding sequence ATGACCTCGCTTCCCGCCGCACTGCGGCGCGTCACCGGCATCACGCCGGCCGCCCGGATGGCCGCGATGCTGTTCGGCATCGGAACACTGCACTTCCTTGCTCCCAAACCGTTCGACGGCATCATCCCCACCGAATTGCCGGGGACGCCGAGGTTCTACACCTACGCGTCCGGGGCGGCCGAGATCGGGGTCGCGGCCGCCCTGGCCGCTCCGCGGACCCGGAAGGCCGGAGCGGCGGCGGCCGCGGCGCTGTTTCTGGCGGTGTGGCCGGGCAACTTCAACATGTGCCGACTGTGGTGGCACAAGCCGTGGCCGATGCGGGCGATCGCCATCGCTCGGCTGCCGCTGCAGATCCCGATGATCACCACGGCGCTGAAGATCTACCGCGAGTCCTAA